The genomic DNA CTCGGGTGGATCAGCACGGCGCCCGTACTGGCGGTGTTCTCCAGCCCGACATGGGTCCAGGTCTCGCCGGCGTCCGTCGATTTGTAGACGCCCTTGCCGATGATGATGTTGGAGCGGATGCCGTCGGATCCGGTCGCCACGTAGACGATGTTCGGGTCCGACTCCGCGACGGCGATGGCGCCGATGGAGCCGGACGCGAAGTAGCCGTCGGAGATGGGCACCCACGTGCTGCCCGCGTCCGTGGTCTTCCACACGCCGCCGCCGGTGGCGCCCATGTAGAAGGTGTGCGGCTGGGCACGGTGCCCGGCCACCGCGGTCACGCGGCCCCCGCGGGACGGTCCGGCCAGACGGTAGCGCAGGCCGGACATCAGCGACGTGGGCATCGGTTGGGCCGAAGCCGAGCGGGCCTGGGCCGCCACCGGGAGGGTGTCCTGCGCGAGCAGGGCCCCCAGGAGCAGGGCAAGACGGAGCGGAGCGGAACGGGTCATCGGGCACACCGGGGTTGAGGGCGGACGTGCCGTCACAATGGTCACGGGCCGCGCGCCCGGCAAGCGCTCCGGGCCCCGAACCACGGTGGAGCAGCCGGTGTAGGATGCGCCGTACCCCACGAGGAGGCGGGATGGGTGGCATGGATCGGAAGGGTGGCGCAGCGTTCCCGGCCCTGTTGCTCGCGCTCGGGATGGTGCTGGCGGCCGTGGTCTTCGGCGGCTTCTTCCTGGCGGCGCGGCGGGGGGATGCGACGGTGCAGGTCGTCGGGTCCGCCACCCAGGGCTTCGAGTCGGACGTGGTGAAGTGGAGCCTTTCGCTCTCGCGGCCGGTCTCCCTGACGGGGCTGCAGCAGGGCTACGGTGCGCTCGGGGACGACATCGCGTTCCTGGTGGATCAGCTCGTCGCCGCTGGCGTCGATCGGGACCAGGTGGCCGTGCAGCCCGTGACGGTCAACCAGCAGTGGGGACAGGGCGGGGAGATCGTCGGGTATCAGTTGTGGCAGTCGCTCTTCCTGATCTCCCCGCAGGTGGAGGCCGTCGAGCGTCTGGCGTTGAGCCCGGGCGCGCTGCTGCGCTCCGGGGTCGTGCTCCAGTCTTCCCAGCTCGAGTACTACTTCAGCGGCATCACCGAGCTCAAGCACACCTTGCTCGCGTCCGCCACCCAGGATGCCCAGGCACGTGCGCAGGAGATCGTGGGCGTGACCGGCGCGGAGGTGGGGACCATGGTGTCGGCGCGCGCGGGCGTCTTCCAGATCCGCGAGCCGTATTCGACGGCGGTCGAGGGCTACGGCATGCATTCGACCGGGACGCGGGAGAAGGAGATCACCGTCACGGTGCACGCCACCTTCCGCGTGCACTGATCCGGTCGGGCCGACCCTCAGGTCCCGATCCGGATCCGTCCGCCCGGCCGCACCAGCACCTCCGTGCCGGAGGGCACCCCGACGAGATCTCCCGGCGCCACGGCGAGCACGGGACAGGTCGCGTACCCCAGCTCCTCGGCCACCACCGCACCGATGGGCAGCACGGGATCGATGGTGCCGAGCAACAGCGCCGCGGGGGCCCGGCCGCCGCGGAACAGCTCCAGCAGGACGGAGCTGGACGAGCTCGACCCCACGGTGGCGGGCACCAGCACCACCTGACCGTGCAGCGCCACGCCGTGTTGCGGGTGGCGGGGGTCGACGATGCGTCCGCTCCCGGGGTGGACGCCGCCCCAGAAGCTGACCGGAGCCTCCAGCACCAGCAGCGGGCCCCGGCCCTCGCCGTCTACGAGGACGCGCGTGCGGATCTCCAGTCCTTCGCTCATTCCGCGGCGCCCCACAACGCTGCGTCCCGGCGCACCCGCCCTTCGCGGG from Gemmatimonadota bacterium includes the following:
- a CDS encoding DUF126 domain-containing protein, with protein sequence MSEGLEIRTRVLVDGEGRGPLLVLEAPVSFWGGVHPGSGRIVDPRHPQHGVALHGQVVLVPATVGSSSSSSVLLELFRGGRAPAALLLGTIDPVLPIGAVVAEELGYATCPVLAVAPGDLVGVPSGTEVLVRPGGRIRIGT
- a CDS encoding SIMPL domain-containing protein (The SIMPL domain is named for its presence in mouse protein SIMPL (signalling molecule that associates with mouse pelle-like kinase). Bacterial member BP26, from Brucella, was shown to assemble into a channel-like structure, while YggE from E. coli has been associated with resistance to oxidative stress.); this encodes MDRKGGAAFPALLLALGMVLAAVVFGGFFLAARRGDATVQVVGSATQGFESDVVKWSLSLSRPVSLTGLQQGYGALGDDIAFLVDQLVAAGVDRDQVAVQPVTVNQQWGQGGEIVGYQLWQSLFLISPQVEAVERLALSPGALLRSGVVLQSSQLEYYFSGITELKHTLLASATQDAQARAQEIVGVTGAEVGTMVSARAGVFQIREPYSTAVEGYGMHSTGTREKEITVTVHATFRVH